DNA sequence from the Streptomyces tsukubensis genome:
GCGCACCGGAGGTGCCGCCCTGTTTGGTCAGGGAGACGGTGGGTGCCTCCTTGGTGAGGGTGACCTTGGTCAGCCGCACGGGGGCGGAGGAGGGAGCGGGAGGAGCCGCGGGGGCGGGCCGAGGGGATGGCGGTACGGGCGCGGGGGCCGGGGTGCGGGTGGTGGCCGCAGGTGCGGGGGCCGCGGGCCGGGTGGTGACCGGGGGCGGCGGTGCGGCGGGCCGGGCGGCGTCCACGGTGATGCCGAAGTCCGTGGCCAGACCCGCGAGGCCGGTGCTGTACCCCTGTCCCACGGCCCGGAACTTCCAGGCGCCCTGACGCCGGTACAGCTCACCCGCGAGAAGAGCGGTCTCGACGGTGGCGTCGGTGCTGTCGTAGCGGGCGAGTTCCGCACCCGACGCGGCGTCGACGACCCGGACGGAGAGGCCGGGGACCCGGCCGAAGGACCCGCCGCCGGCGGAGGCCGCGAGGACGATCCGCCCGATGCCGGGTTCCACCCGGTCGAGATCGACGGCCACCGCGTCGGTCGCCGTACCGGGCCCGGTCTCCCGCCCTTCGTGGCGGACGGCGCCCGAGGCGTGTTCGGGCTGGTTGTAGAAGACGAAGTCGCGGTCGGAGCGGACCCGGCCCGAGCCGGTGTCGAGCAGCAGTGCCGAAACGTCGACTTCGGGCACCGAGGGGCCGGTGCTCCAGGAGAGCTCGACGCGCACGCGCCGCGCGGTCACCGGAGTGTTGGCACCTTTGAGCATGGACATGGAGCTCCCCCATCCCGTGAGTTCGGGGTCCCGGACCGTACACCGGCCGCCAACCTACTCCCGTGCCCCGCCGCACCCGGTCCGACCCGTCAGTAACCCGCCCTCAACTCGTCCTTTACAGGATCCTTGCGTTGTTGTGCGACCGATTTTCCCGCATTCGCTCACATTGGCGAGCCACGACCCGTGGCGTCCCGCGAAACAACCCCCTATCCGGACTCCCCAACCGACTACACAGGCCTTAACTTATGAGCCATGACCTCCCCCCGCTCCTCCTACGGCGGCGGTTACTACTCCGCACCCTCTTTCGCCGACACCCCTATCTACGACTCCCTGGTCGCGGAGCGGGGCACGCCTCAGATCGCCCCGATCCGAGTGCCTTCCGCCTACGACAACGGCAGCAGCGGCTATCTGCCGGCGCTCCCGGCGGCGCTTCCCGCCCTCCCGGCGGGTCCTTCGGCGGGTCAGCCCGCCCCGGCGTACGGCTACGGCCACCAGAGTCCGCAGCATCTCCAGCAGGCGGCGGCTCCCTATGCACCCCAGCAACAGCCGGTGCCCCCGCGGGGTTATCCGGGTCCGGGCGTGCCCCAGCAGCACCGTCCCGCCCCGACCGGCTACGAGGCGATGCGTCCGGCACCGCCCCGGCCCGCTCCTCCGCAGCCGGGCGGCCCGGCGGGCTACCACCCCCAGTACCAGCAGCAGCGCCCGTACCCCGGCGGCCAGGGGTACTGATCCCGGGGATGTGCCGGAGCACCGGCGGCGGTCGGTCGTGCCGGGGGGCGCCGCCCGGCCGCGGTGCCTCCGGTACGGCGCCCTGCCGCCACCTGGCGTGATGCTCGTCTCTGCCCGCTCGACAAACACCCTGCTGGCCTGGTGATTCGTCAACTGCTGTCACCGGCGCACGCTACGGTGGTGCGACCCGCTCCGGCGGGTCCTGAAGGCGCTGCGATTCCGGGGTCGCCGGGCGCGGTGCGCACACCACGAGGTGGGGGCAGAGCAGCACCATGGCACAGGGCACGGTCCAGGTGACCCACACCGGCACGTCTCGCTGGCGGCGGCGCACCGGCGAGTACGCGTCGCTCACGGCCGCTTTGGAGGCCGCGGGGGACGGTGACGTCCTCACCGTGGCACCGGGCACCTACCGCGAGAACCTCGTGGTGCAGCGGGCCGTCACCCTGCGCGGGCCGGAGGGCTCGGTCGGTTCGGTGCGCATCGCGCCCGCCGACGGTGTGCCGCTGACCGTGCGCGCCGCCGCGACCGTACGGGACCTGTATGTGGAGGGGCAGGATCCGACCGCGCCCGCGCTGCTGGTCGAGGAGGGTACGCCGGAGCTTTCGGATCTGCGGATCTCCACGCGCTCGGCGGCCGGTATAGAGGTGCGGGGCGGGGCCCGCCCCACGGTGCGCCGGGTCGCCGTCGACAATCCCGCCGGGGTCGGGATCGCCGTACTGGACGGCGGGGGCGGGGTGTTCGAGGAGTGCGAGATCGTCGCGGCGGGCCGGTCCGGTGTCTCCGTACGGGACGGCGGGCGTCCCCGGCTGGAGCGCTGCCGGATCCACCACGCCTCCGACGCCGGGCTGAGCGTCACCGGTGACGGCAGTGTGCTGGAGGCCGTCGACTGCGAGGTGTACGAGGTCAAGGGCGCGGGCGTGCAGGTGACGGGCCGGGCGGCGGCACATCTCGAAGGCTCCCGGGTGCACCGCACCTCCGGCGACGGTGTCACGCTCGACACCGACGCCGTGCTCACGCTCTCCGACTGCGATATCCACGACGTCCCGGAGAACGGCATCGACCTGCGGTCGCGTTCGGTGCTCACGCTCACCCGCTCGACGGTCCGCCGGTTCGGCCGCAACGGTCTCTCCGTCTGGGATCCGGGCACCCGGGTCGATGCCAACCAGTGCGAGATATACGACAGCACCGGCGACTATCCCGCGGTGTGGATCAGCGACGGTGCGACAGCGGTACTGGACTCCTGCCGGGTGCACGACGTACCGGACGCCCTGTTCGTCCTGGACCGCGGCTCCCGCGCGGACGTGGTGGACAGCGACCTCTCCCAGATCCGCAATACGGCGGTGTCCGTCAGCGACGGCGCGACGGCACAGCTCGACGACTGCCGGATCGCCCAGGCCTCCACCGGCGCCTGGTTCCGCGACCACGGCAGCGGGGGAACCCTCAACAACTGCACGATCGACACGGCACAGACCGGAGTGATCGTCACCAAGGGCGCGGATCCCGTCATCGAGCGGTGCACGGTCACGGCACCCGCCGAGGCCGGTTTCTACGTCTCCGCCGAAGGCCGGGGCACCTTCCGCGACTGCCGGGTCACCGGCAGCGGGGGTTACGGCTTCCATGTGATGGAGGGCTGCCGCACGGCCCTGAGCCGCTGCCGTACCGAGCGGTGCGCCCGCGGCGGCTACGAATTCACCGAGACGGCGCTGCTGACCGTCGAGGACTGCACGGGCGACGAATCGGCGGTACGGGCCCCGGCCGCGATGACCGCCCCCGCGGCCCCGGCCGGCTCCGCCCCCGCGGCGGCGGCGAGCGTGCCGGGACTCCTGACGACCGTCCCCGCTCCGGCGGTACCCCCGCAGCCCGTGGAACCGGCGCCCGCGGCCCGGGTCTCCGACGAGGTCCTCGGCGAACTCGACGCCCTGGTCGGTCTGGAGAGCGTGAAGCGGGAGGTCCGCTCGCTGATCAACATGATCGAAGTGGGCCGCCGCCGCCGGGAGGCCGGGCTCAAGGCGGCGTCCGTCCGGCGGCATCTCGTCTTCACCGGCTCCCCGGGCACCGGCAAGACCACCGTGGCCCGGCTCTACGGCGAGATCCTGGCCGCCCTCGGCGTCCTCGAACGCGGCCATCTCGTCGAAGTCTCCCGGGTGGACCTGGTCGGCGAGCACATCGGCTCGACCGCGATCCGCACCCAGGAGGCCTTCGAACGGGCCCGCGGCGGGGTCCTCTTCATCGACGAGGCGTACGCCCTCTCCCCCGAGGACTCCGGCCGGGACTTCGGCAAGGAGGCCATCGACACCCTGGTGAAGCTGATGGAGGACCACCGGGACGCGGTGGTCGTGATCGTCGCCGGTTACACCGCGGAGATGGAGCGGTTCCTCGCGGTCAACCCCGGGGTGGCGTCCCGGTTCTCCCGGACCATCACCTTCCAGGACTACGACGCGGAAGAGCTGCTGCGGATCGTCCGCCGACAGGCCGACGAGCACGAGTACCGGCTCGCGGACGGCACCGCCGACGCCCTCCTCGCCTACTTCGGCAAACTGCCCAAGGGCCCGGCGTTCGGCAACGGCAGGACCGCGCGCCAGACCTTCGAGTCGATGGTCGAACGGCACGCGGGCCGGGTCTCCGAACTGGCGGAGGCCGACACCGACGCCCTCACCCTGCTCTACCCGGACGATCTGCCCGAGCCGGTGTGACCCGGCCGCGACCGGACCGCTCCCCCACCGGTCCCGGCTGGCGCGGTACGCCCGGGATCAGCCGGAGCAGTTCGCCGCGGGCCGCCGCGAACGCCGGATCGGCCTGGTAGTCGGAGTGCCCGAGGACCGGCTCGGGAAGCGGATGGCGGACGGACCTGCCGTAGGCCAGGGGGTCCTTCAGGGCGGGCCGGTCGGGCGCGGGCCGGTCCCCGGCGGCCACCAGCACCGGTCCGCCGATCGGGTCGGTGCGGCGGTGGAGATTGCTCCAGCAGTGCACCTCGTCCCGGAGCAGGGCGAGCGCCTCGGGTCCGAAGTAGGCGGGGAACCACCGCCCGTACAGCCGCTCCAGCGGTGAACCGTACGTCAGCAGCGCCACCCGGCCGCGGACCTCGGGCGGCAGCTGCCAGACCGCCGCCGCGGCGAGCACACTGCCCTGCGAGTGGCCGGAGATGACGAGCCGACCGCCGCGGTGCCGGGTGCTCTCGGTCCAGGTGCACATCCGCCACGTCAGATCCGGTACGGCGCGTTCCGCATAGCAGGGGGGTGCGAACGGGTGCGCGGCGCGCGGCCAGAAGGTGCCCACGTCCCACAGGATTCCGATGGTGCGCCGGGCGGACGGATCCCGGTAGGCGCGCCGCCCCCAGGCGACGAAGAATATGGCACCGGCACCGATCAGCCAGGACCCCAGGGACTGGGCGGTCTCCGCGACGGCTTCGGCGAAACCGCCGTCGAAGGCCCGGCCCGGCACATCGCCGCTGCGCCAGGCCCCAACCACGGCGACG
Encoded proteins:
- a CDS encoding DUF6643 family protein, with translation MTSPRSSYGGGYYSAPSFADTPIYDSLVAERGTPQIAPIRVPSAYDNGSSGYLPALPAALPALPAGPSAGQPAPAYGYGHQSPQHLQQAAAPYAPQQQPVPPRGYPGPGVPQQHRPAPTGYEAMRPAPPRPAPPQPGGPAGYHPQYQQQRPYPGGQGY
- a CDS encoding TerD family protein, whose product is MSMLKGANTPVTARRVRVELSWSTGPSVPEVDVSALLLDTGSGRVRSDRDFVFYNQPEHASGAVRHEGRETGPGTATDAVAVDLDRVEPGIGRIVLAASAGGGSFGRVPGLSVRVVDAASGAELARYDSTDATVETALLAGELYRRQGAWKFRAVGQGYSTGLAGLATDFGITVDAARPAAPPPPVTTRPAAPAPAATTRTPAPAPVPPSPRPAPAAPPAPSSAPVRLTKVTLTKEAPTVSLTKQGGTSGALKVNLSWQVRKQFKGWGAKLGRAIALHGDLDLDLCALYELADGSKGVVQALGNAFGSLHRPPWIHLDGDDRTGGSSGENLTVNLDHSRDFRRILVFVTVYEGARSFADLDATVTLRPQHGASIDFSLGECTVPSTVCALALITNTGSDLVVQREANFLVPQRGVSPQRTVDHAYGWGMNWTPGRK
- a CDS encoding right-handed parallel beta-helix repeat-containing protein — protein: MAQGTVQVTHTGTSRWRRRTGEYASLTAALEAAGDGDVLTVAPGTYRENLVVQRAVTLRGPEGSVGSVRIAPADGVPLTVRAAATVRDLYVEGQDPTAPALLVEEGTPELSDLRISTRSAAGIEVRGGARPTVRRVAVDNPAGVGIAVLDGGGGVFEECEIVAAGRSGVSVRDGGRPRLERCRIHHASDAGLSVTGDGSVLEAVDCEVYEVKGAGVQVTGRAAAHLEGSRVHRTSGDGVTLDTDAVLTLSDCDIHDVPENGIDLRSRSVLTLTRSTVRRFGRNGLSVWDPGTRVDANQCEIYDSTGDYPAVWISDGATAVLDSCRVHDVPDALFVLDRGSRADVVDSDLSQIRNTAVSVSDGATAQLDDCRIAQASTGAWFRDHGSGGTLNNCTIDTAQTGVIVTKGADPVIERCTVTAPAEAGFYVSAEGRGTFRDCRVTGSGGYGFHVMEGCRTALSRCRTERCARGGYEFTETALLTVEDCTGDESAVRAPAAMTAPAAPAGSAPAAAASVPGLLTTVPAPAVPPQPVEPAPAARVSDEVLGELDALVGLESVKREVRSLINMIEVGRRRREAGLKAASVRRHLVFTGSPGTGKTTVARLYGEILAALGVLERGHLVEVSRVDLVGEHIGSTAIRTQEAFERARGGVLFIDEAYALSPEDSGRDFGKEAIDTLVKLMEDHRDAVVVIVAGYTAEMERFLAVNPGVASRFSRTITFQDYDAEELLRIVRRQADEHEYRLADGTADALLAYFGKLPKGPAFGNGRTARQTFESMVERHAGRVSELAEADTDALTLLYPDDLPEPV